CAATAGTGAGTTAGCATCTGAAGTTGCCAAAGATTTTTCCTTAGGCTGGAGTGAGTTTTCTACAGAGCCAGTGGATATCCATTTTGTGCTGGGGAATCATGTCTCAATCATGGCGGAACCCCATGTTCAAGTTTTAGCGGAACAGTTAAAGGCTTGTATCCAGAAAGCAAGGGAGTAGGGGGTAGGGACAAGGGGGACAAGGGGGACAAGGGGGACAAGGGGGACAAGGTAGACAAGGAGGACAAATGACAAATGACAAATGACAATAGTTTCTTGATGCAGAAGAATAAACCAACTCCAACATCTCGCTCGAATCGCTATCCTATATAAAAAGTTAATCGGAAAATGACTGAACAATCTTTTAACGATCCTAATTCTCATTTCCAAGCAAATTCTACGGAAGCGGGACGTGCGTTGGAAAAAGAAGCTAATTTACCGCTTACAGGCTGGCAACAGGAAGTTTCTAGAGGACTAGAATTAGGGTTAGAAGCAGCAGAAAGTATACGCGATCGCTCGATTCCTACCTTTTCACGCGGTGAACTTCCCCATTATGCTGGGATTAATACTTTCTTGAAAGCACCGTATTTAGAGGATGTGCGTAGGGTAGGTGAATATGATGTAGCGATCGTTGGTGTTCCCCATGATTCTGGAACGACTTATCGACCGGGGACACGTTTTGGTCCACAAGGTATTCGTCGGATCTCCGCATTATACACCCCCTACAATTTTGAATTTGGTGTAGACTTGCGCGAGCAAATTACTTTATGTGATGTCGGTGACATTTTCACCATTCCAGCTAATAATGAAAAATCCTTTGACCAAATTTCCAAGGGCGTTGCTCATATCTTCAGTTCTGGGGCATTCCCGGTAATTTTGGGAGGGGATCATTCAATTGGTTTTCCTACAGTGCGTGGTGTTTGTCGTCATTTAGGCGATAAAAAAGTAGGCATTATTCACTTCGATCGCCATGTGGATACCCAGGAAACAGATTTAGATGAAAGAATGCATACCTGTCCTTGGTTTCATGCAACAAATATTAAAAATGCCCCAGCAAAAAATCTAGTGCAATTGGGAATTGGTGGCTGGCAAGTGCCGCGCCAAGGTGTTAAAGTTTGTCGAGAAAGGGCAACAAATATCCTCACAGTGACAGATATTACCGAAATGGGCTTAGATGCAGCCGTTGATTTTGCTTTGGAAAGAGCATTAGACGGTACGGATTGTGTTTATATCAGTTTCGATATTGATTGCATTGATGCTGGTTTTGTTCCTGGGACTGGTTGGCCGGAACCCGGTGGTTTATTACCGCGTGAAGCCCTATATTTGTTAGGTAAAATTATCCGAAATGTACCTGTTTGTGGTTTAGAAGTTGTGGAAGTTTCACCTCCTTATGATATTAGTGATATGACATCTTTAATGGCAACACGAGTTATTTGTGATGCCATGGCACATCTAGTTTTATCTGGTCAATTACCACGCAAACAAAAGCCTGCATATATTCATCCTGCTTCCCAACCAGAATTAATTGAGGAATGGAGGTAAATTTTGCACGAAACTGATATGACAAAGGCACTGATTTTAACAGTAAAAGATTGGTGGGAATCTCAACCAGAGCGTCTAGAAATTTCTCAAGTTCACTTAATTATCGGTAAGTTTACTTGCGTTGAACCCGCTAGTTTACAATTTGCTTTTGAAGTCCAAACACGCAATACCTTTTTAGAAAAAGCCAAATTGATCGTTCAAGAAACACCACTGATTGCTTTCTGTCATCGTTGCCAACACGAATATTCACCACAAATTGGTTTGCGGTACGCTTGTCCTGACTGTAATTCTCCAATGGAGGATATTCGTTCGGGTAGAGAGTTGAAAATTGATAAAATAGAGTACGCTTATGCATCAAACATTTGACGCAGCATTAGGAATTAACCTACTTCATGTTAATCAACAAGGTGCTGACCACAACCGAGCACATTTTGATGAATGGGGAATTACTTGTTTCAATATTATGAGTAGCCCTGGTGCTGGAAAAACGGCATTATTAGAACGCACGCTAGAAGCTTTAAGTAATGAGTTAAAAATAGCTGTGATTGAAGGCGACATGACAACTCATTTAGATGCCGAACGTTTAGAAAAATATAATGTTCCTGTATTTGCCATAAATACAGGACGTTCTTGTCATTTAGATTCTAGAATGGTAGCTGGTGGCATTCATCGACTGGAAGATGAATACAATCCTTCAGATTTTGATATAGTTTTGGTAGAAAATGTTGGTAATTTAGTTTGTCCTGCTGAATTTGAAGTAGGAGAACACGCAAAAGTTGCTTTATTAAGTATTACTGAAGGAGAAGATAAACCACTAAAATATCCGATTATGTTTCAAGAAGCAGATTGTTTGCTGATTACAAAAATAGATTTAGCTCCTTATTTAGACATTGATATTAGCCAAATTGAAGCAAACATCCGTCAGATAAATCCTGATGTGGAGATTATTCCTGTTTCTACTAAAACAGGTGAGGGATTAGAAGTTTGGTTAAATTGGCTGCGTATACAGACAAAAGCGAGTCAAATACTTGTCGATTAAACCTAAAAATACGAAAACACGTAGGTTGGGTTGAGGAACGAAACCCAACATTTATCAGCATTCGTTGGGTAACACTCTACCCAACCTCAAATTCCCTTATCCGAGCAGTATTGAAAGTGGTGATTATGGGCGCAATCTCGGGAATCGATCTGGCGATCGCCTTTGGAATAGTGGAGGATAAAAGCGTATGGAGCTATCACAAAATTCGGGTTGGCAACTTGTAACTGTACAGGATTATCAGACTCAAAAAGCAAACGATTGCAATTCCTCTACTTTGACCTATCCACAACGATGAATAGCTACAAAGTAGTTACAGTTGGTAATGATTCTTGATTAACTGTTTGAAATATTTTAACTATCGCTTAACTGTTTTAACGAGTTTAAATTTCCTCTAAACATTAGCTTAAGTGTCTTAACTGTCTTAAATTTCCACTTAAGATTTGCTTAACCGTTTACTCAACTTTTTCAACTACTATTGCATTTGCTTAATAAAGCTGAGATAATTTACAATCATCCAATAAACGTCTAATTTAGAAAAAACCAGAGTAAATTTAATCAAAAATTGAGTTGTTCAACAAAACCATTGTTAGGGAAGCAAGGTTCCAGTCAATATACAACAGCAAGATCAACCACAAACATGGACTCAGGAGCGATCGCCAAAAACCATGAGTACGACAACTAGCCCCAAATATAAAATACTTGCCACTGATAAAGGTGGGATTCGAGGTATTATCCCAATAAGGATTTGAGGCGATCGCAATGGAAGATGGCCTAGTTTCGTTAAGGTGAGTAATTTCTTTCTAAGTTTTGAAAGATATTTGTTTGTTGGTAAAGGCTCCATTCGCACACTCTTGCTAGTGTTGTCATCAAGATTGTCAGAATTTTAAGGAACTTAAATGAACAAAAGTCTAAAAACAACTTACCCGCTCTCCTATGGTCAACAAGCAATGTGGTTTATCTACAAAATGGCGACCGAGAGTGTAGCTTATAATATATTTATTACAGTAAAAATTAATTCAACCTTAAATATTGCTACTGTCATCAGTGTATGGGAAAAAATTATTGAACGCCATCCTATTCTCAGAACCACATATATCACTCATGAAGACAAGCCAGTTCAGCAAATTAATGAAAAACAAAAATTTAGTATTTGGGTAACAGATGCTGACGGTTGGAGTGAAGATGACTTAAAAGAGAAAATATTTGCTGAAACTGACCGTCCTTTTAACTTAGAAAAAGATTCAATTTTGAGGGTTAATTTATTTACTCGATCGGAAAAAGAACACGTTCTCTTGCTAACAATGCATCATATTGCAGGTGATATGTGGTCTTTTGATTTGCTGCTGAGTGAATTTCAAGCTTTGTATGCTAATGAAATTGAGCAAGTTAGTCAAGAGCAGACAGAGGTAGCAGCAGATTTTTTAAGTGGGAATAAATCTTATGCAAATTTTGTCCACTGGCAATCAGAAATGCTATCGGGTTCCAAGGGAGAAAAACTGTGGCAATACTGGCAAGAACAATTAGCTGGCGAATTGCCAATTTTGAATTTGCTCGCAGACAAACCCCGCCCCCCAGTACAGACTTATCAAGGGACATCATATATTTCACCGCTAGATGAACAGTTAATTCAAAAACTCAAGCATCTAGCTCTAGTTTCTGGAACAAGCCTTTATCAGATTCTGTTAGCAGCATTTTACGTGCTACTTTACCGCTACACCAATCAAACAGACATTCTCATAGGAAGTCCAATGAGGGGTCGGTGGAGTAGAGAGTTTAAAGAGATTGTCGGCTACTTCGTTAACCCGATCGTTTTACGAACTTCCGTACAGGAAAACGCTACATTCACAGAATTTCTGGCTCAAGTCAGCAAGACAGTTAAACAAGCCCAAAAGCATCAAGATTACCCATTTTCTCTGTTAGCAGAACAACTCCGGCCACAACGCGATCGCAGTCGTTCTTCTTTATGTCAAGTTAGTTTCACTTGGCAAGCACACCGTTGGTGTGAATCAACCCAAAATTTATTGCACAGTCGAGAACAAGTTCTTCAGATGGAGCCATACTTGCTCGGACATCAACGCGGTGCTGACTTCGATCTGAATTTAATGGTGATGGAAGCTCAGGGAGTGTTGCAACTCTGCTGGCAATACAATACTGACTTGTTTGAGGCTACCACGATCGCGCGTATGGCTCAACATTATGAGACCTTGCTTGAAGGTATTGTAGCTAATCCTATTCAGCAGATTCGGCAATTACCTCTGCTAACAGAAATTGAGCAAGAGCAGTTATTAGTTGAGTGGAATAAGACTCAGGCGGATTATCCCCAGGATAAGTGTATCCATCAGTTGTTTGAGGAGCAAGTTCAGCGCACCCCCGATGCAGTGGCGGTGGTGTTTGAAAATCAACAACTGACTTACCACCAGTTGAATACTCGCGCTAACCAGTTGGCGCATTACTTACGTTCTTTGGGCGTGGGAGCAGATGTGCTGGTTGGTATTTGTGTGGAACGTTCTTTAGAAATGGTCGTAGGATTACTGGCCATTCTCAAAGCTGGTGGGGCTTATGTGCCACTCGATCCGGTGTATCCAACTGAGCGTTTAAGCTTTATGTTAGAAGATGCTCAGATTCAGGTACTGTTAACTCAACAGCAACTGCTGGAAAAACTACCCGAACAGAAAGCTCATCTTGTCTATTTGGATACTGCGGTTCAGGAGTTTACCCAAGCCAGCGAAATTCCTAATGCCTGTGAGGTAAAACCATCAAACCTAGCCTACGTGCTCTACACCTCCGGCTCTACAGGTAGACCAAAGGCAGTCGCCATACAGCATCACAGCCCAGTTGCTTTAGTGAGTTGGGCGCAAGAGGTTTTTACACCCAATGAGCTTACTGGTGTCTTAGCTTCTACCTCTATCTGTTTCGATCTCTCGGTTTTTGAGTTGTTTGTGACTCTGAGCACCGGAGGAAAAGTCATTTTAGCTAAAAACGCTTTACATTTATCCACTATTACTACTGCCAACCAAGTCACTCTGATTAATACAGTTCCTTCGGCAATCGCTGAGTTAATTCGAGAGAAGAATTTACCTGAGCAGGTATGCACAATTAATTTAGCTGGTGAACCTCTCCAAAATCAACTTGTGCAACAAATCTATCAGCAGAGTACAATCCAGCGTGTATTCAATCTCTATGGTCCATCAGAAGACACTACTTACTCTACATTTAGCTTGAGCAAAAAAGGGACAAGTGACTCACCGACCATTGGTCGCCCCATCTCTAATACACAAATCTACATCCTCGATCAAAACTTACAACCAGTACCGATTGGTGTACCCGGAGAATTGC
This genomic interval from Scytonema hofmannii PCC 7110 contains the following:
- a CDS encoding agmatinase family protein; its protein translation is MTEQSFNDPNSHFQANSTEAGRALEKEANLPLTGWQQEVSRGLELGLEAAESIRDRSIPTFSRGELPHYAGINTFLKAPYLEDVRRVGEYDVAIVGVPHDSGTTYRPGTRFGPQGIRRISALYTPYNFEFGVDLREQITLCDVGDIFTIPANNEKSFDQISKGVAHIFSSGAFPVILGGDHSIGFPTVRGVCRHLGDKKVGIIHFDRHVDTQETDLDERMHTCPWFHATNIKNAPAKNLVQLGIGGWQVPRQGVKVCRERATNILTVTDITEMGLDAAVDFALERALDGTDCVYISFDIDCIDAGFVPGTGWPEPGGLLPREALYLLGKIIRNVPVCGLEVVEVSPPYDISDMTSLMATRVICDAMAHLVLSGQLPRKQKPAYIHPASQPELIEEWR
- the hypA gene encoding hydrogenase maturation nickel metallochaperone HypA, with the translated sequence MHETDMTKALILTVKDWWESQPERLEISQVHLIIGKFTCVEPASLQFAFEVQTRNTFLEKAKLIVQETPLIAFCHRCQHEYSPQIGLRYACPDCNSPMEDIRSGRELKIDKIEYAYASNI
- the hypB gene encoding hydrogenase nickel incorporation protein HypB, with the protein product MHQTFDAALGINLLHVNQQGADHNRAHFDEWGITCFNIMSSPGAGKTALLERTLEALSNELKIAVIEGDMTTHLDAERLEKYNVPVFAINTGRSCHLDSRMVAGGIHRLEDEYNPSDFDIVLVENVGNLVCPAEFEVGEHAKVALLSITEGEDKPLKYPIMFQEADCLLITKIDLAPYLDIDISQIEANIRQINPDVEIIPVSTKTGEGLEVWLNWLRIQTKASQILVD